A genome region from Mycolicibacterium litorale includes the following:
- a CDS encoding TIGR03364 family FAD-dependent oxidoreductase — translation MRIIIVGGGILGTAHAMEAVRRGHHVVHLEREPEARGATVRNFGLVWVSGRTRGELDAALRARELWERLGAAVPGIGFRPTGSLTLLRTPAELAVAEEVAGRSDAAARGFTVLDPDEARTLNPALRGKFVAALHCSRDAAVESRQALPAIRAYLSATGRYTFLPATEVRAVSGHGVRDDHGTQHDGDLVVVCTGAAHGGLVRELAGELPVRRVRLQMMQTAPLGEQFPTAIADGDSMRYYPGFAGAAADDLARTQPQDVVAEHHHMQLLCVQRLHGGLTIGDTHEYAEPFTFDVSEGPYTYLTGLVEELLGRPLPPVERRWAGVYSQCIDPGELVCRRSPDAAVHIVTGPGGRGMTLGPAIAEQTADLIGL, via the coding sequence ATGCGCATCATCATCGTCGGTGGCGGGATCCTCGGCACCGCACACGCCATGGAGGCGGTCCGGCGCGGCCACCACGTCGTCCACCTCGAACGCGAACCGGAAGCACGCGGCGCCACGGTGCGCAACTTCGGGCTCGTCTGGGTGTCGGGCCGGACCCGCGGTGAACTCGACGCCGCCCTGCGTGCCCGCGAACTGTGGGAGCGGCTCGGTGCGGCGGTGCCCGGCATCGGGTTCCGTCCGACGGGCTCGCTGACCCTGCTGCGCACACCGGCCGAGCTCGCGGTGGCCGAGGAGGTCGCCGGACGATCCGACGCCGCCGCGCGCGGCTTCACCGTCCTCGACCCCGACGAAGCACGCACGCTCAATCCCGCGCTGCGGGGCAAGTTCGTTGCCGCGCTGCACTGTTCGCGCGACGCGGCCGTGGAATCCCGCCAAGCCCTGCCGGCGATCCGCGCGTATCTGTCCGCGACGGGCCGGTACACCTTCCTGCCTGCGACCGAAGTGCGGGCGGTGTCGGGCCACGGCGTTCGCGACGACCACGGCACGCAGCACGACGGGGACCTCGTCGTCGTGTGTACCGGCGCGGCCCACGGTGGGCTGGTCCGCGAGCTCGCCGGCGAGCTGCCGGTGCGCCGGGTGCGGCTGCAGATGATGCAGACGGCTCCGCTGGGCGAACAGTTCCCGACCGCGATCGCCGACGGCGACAGCATGCGCTACTACCCGGGTTTCGCGGGTGCCGCCGCGGACGATCTCGCGCGTACCCAGCCGCAGGACGTGGTCGCCGAACACCATCACATGCAACTGCTGTGTGTGCAGCGGCTGCACGGCGGGCTGACGATCGGCGACACCCACGAGTACGCCGAACCGTTCACCTTCGACGTGTCCGAGGGTCCGTACACATACCTCACCGGGCTGGTCGAAGAGCTGCTGGGGCGCCCACTTCCGCCGGTCGAACGACGCTGGGCGGGGGTGTACAGCCAGTGCATCGATCCGGGCGAACTGGTCTGCCGCCGGTCGCCGGACGCCGCTGTCCACATCGTGACGGGGCCGGGCGGTCGCGGGATGACGCTCGGCCCGGCGATCGCCGAGCAGACCGCCGACCTCATCGGCCTGTGA
- a CDS encoding UDP-glucose dehydrogenase family protein codes for MSPQRVGVIGAGYVGLTSAVCLAERGHDTVCVDVDEARVRLLNDGVATIDEPDLPELLERGLRTNTLRFTAQYRALADRDVVFVCVSTPSMPDGSADLRAVHAAVDDLATVLRPGAVVALKSTVPVGTTRRVGDRLRDSGIHAVSSPEFLRESHAIGDFRHPDRILIGADDDAPADTVASLYPPGRVLRMSPESAEVAKYASNAFLAVKISYTNSLARLCAQVGADVTDVTRCMGADIRIGAHFLQPGPGWGGSCLPKDTAALLHTGREYGVALPEVESARVTNAAQPVCIADAVSRTIGTPIDQARVTALGLTFKAGTSDVRDSPALTVCAELVGRGAQVTGYDPRLGAIDGDMLRAVAIVGVDDPYLATKGADAIVLLTEWPQFRDLDWARIADQAPGAVVVDTRNLLDAVMLVELGLTYLGNGTGF; via the coding sequence GTGAGCCCGCAGCGGGTCGGCGTGATCGGTGCCGGTTACGTCGGCCTCACGAGCGCGGTGTGCCTGGCCGAGCGGGGTCACGACACCGTGTGCGTCGACGTCGACGAAGCGCGCGTGCGCCTGCTCAACGACGGCGTCGCGACGATCGACGAACCCGACCTCCCCGAACTGCTCGAGCGGGGACTACGGACGAACACCCTGCGCTTCACCGCGCAGTACCGTGCGCTGGCCGACCGCGACGTCGTCTTCGTCTGCGTGTCCACCCCGAGCATGCCCGACGGATCGGCCGATCTGCGGGCGGTCCACGCCGCCGTCGACGATCTGGCGACCGTCCTGCGGCCCGGCGCGGTGGTGGCGCTCAAGTCGACGGTACCGGTGGGCACCACCCGGCGTGTGGGAGACCGGCTGCGCGACAGCGGGATTCACGCCGTGTCGAGTCCCGAGTTCCTGCGTGAGAGCCACGCCATCGGCGACTTCCGCCACCCCGACCGGATCCTGATCGGCGCCGACGACGACGCCCCGGCCGACACGGTCGCCTCGCTCTATCCGCCGGGTCGGGTGCTGCGGATGAGCCCCGAGAGCGCCGAGGTCGCCAAGTACGCGAGCAATGCGTTCCTGGCGGTGAAGATCTCCTACACGAACTCGCTGGCCCGGTTGTGCGCACAGGTCGGCGCCGACGTCACCGACGTCACCCGCTGTATGGGCGCCGACATCCGCATCGGCGCGCACTTCCTGCAACCGGGCCCGGGGTGGGGCGGCTCGTGTCTGCCGAAGGACACCGCCGCGCTGCTGCACACCGGACGCGAGTACGGCGTCGCCCTGCCGGAGGTCGAATCCGCCCGCGTCACGAACGCCGCGCAACCGGTGTGCATCGCCGATGCGGTCAGCCGCACCATCGGCACGCCGATCGACCAGGCCCGTGTCACGGCGCTGGGCCTCACGTTCAAGGCGGGCACCAGCGATGTGCGCGACTCACCCGCGCTCACCGTCTGCGCCGAGCTGGTGGGCCGCGGCGCGCAGGTCACCGGCTACGACCCGCGGCTCGGTGCGATCGACGGCGACATGCTGCGGGCGGTGGCGATCGTCGGTGTCGACGACCCCTACCTCGCGACGAAGGGCGCCGACGCGATCGTGTTGCTCACCGAATGGCCGCAGTTCCGTGACCTGGACTGGGCGCGCATCGCCGACCAGGCGCCCGGCGCGGTGGTCGTCGACACGCGCAACCTGCTGGACGCCGTGATGCTCGTCGAGCTCGGCCTGACCTACCTCGGCAACGGCACCGGCTTCTGA
- a CDS encoding RNA polymerase sigma factor SigF, with amino-acid sequence MTPSSAQGSSPRQNSEYSDVAAMFRELQQLTPDTPTFQRQRDRIVERCLPLADHIARRFDGRGEPRDDLVQVARVGLVNAVIRFDVDAGSDFVSFAVPTIMGEVRRHFRDNSWSVKVPRRLKELHLRLGSATAELSQRLGRAPTASELAEELGMDRDEVVEGLVAGSSYNTLSIDSGGNSGNEDAPAIADTLGDFDMGLDQIENREALRPLLAALPERERMVLLLRFFENLTQTQIAERVGISQMHVSRLLAKSLTRLRDQLQ; translated from the coding sequence GTGACGCCATCGTCGGCACAGGGTTCGTCGCCACGACAGAACTCTGAGTACTCGGACGTGGCCGCCATGTTCCGGGAGCTCCAGCAGCTCACCCCGGATACGCCCACGTTCCAGCGCCAGCGCGACCGCATCGTCGAACGCTGCCTGCCGCTGGCCGACCACATCGCGCGCCGATTCGATGGTCGCGGTGAACCGCGCGACGACCTGGTCCAGGTCGCCCGTGTCGGCCTGGTCAACGCCGTGATCCGCTTCGACGTCGACGCCGGTTCGGATTTCGTGTCGTTCGCGGTGCCGACCATCATGGGTGAGGTCCGGCGCCACTTCCGGGACAACAGCTGGTCGGTCAAGGTGCCCCGGCGGCTCAAGGAACTGCACCTGCGGTTGGGGTCGGCGACCGCCGAACTGTCCCAACGCCTCGGCCGCGCGCCCACGGCCAGTGAGCTCGCCGAGGAACTCGGGATGGACCGCGACGAGGTGGTCGAGGGTCTGGTGGCCGGCAGTTCCTACAACACCCTGTCGATCGACAGCGGTGGGAACAGCGGCAACGAGGACGCCCCCGCGATCGCCGACACGCTGGGCGATTTCGACATGGGGCTCGACCAGATCGAGAACCGCGAGGCGTTGCGGCCGCTGCTGGCGGCGCTTCCCGAGCGGGAGCGCATGGTGCTGCTGCTGCGGTTCTTCGAGAACCTGACCCAGACGCAGATCGCCGAACGCGTGGGCATCTCACAGATGCACGTGTCGCGGCTGCTGGCCAAATCGCTAACGCGGCTCCGCGACCAGTTGCAGTAG
- a CDS encoding HD domain-containing protein has translation MLESLRGVWDELAVDELDHALQSAARALDDGADDELVLASALHDIGHSSLLACGSVPHDRVARDWLTPRFGARVGWLAGAHVAAKRYLAATEPAYARTLSDVSVASLHAQGGAAVDPAFVAHPWWPDALRLRRFDDAAKNPTARGTDIDTVAGLAERVAAAGAGPA, from the coding sequence ATGCTCGAGTCCCTGCGCGGGGTATGGGACGAACTGGCCGTCGATGAACTCGACCACGCGCTGCAGTCCGCAGCCCGCGCCCTCGACGACGGCGCCGACGACGAACTGGTCCTCGCGTCGGCGCTGCACGACATCGGCCACAGCTCGTTGCTCGCCTGCGGTTCGGTGCCGCACGACCGGGTGGCCCGTGACTGGCTCACACCCCGGTTCGGTGCCCGCGTGGGGTGGCTGGCCGGCGCCCACGTCGCCGCGAAGCGCTATCTCGCCGCGACCGAACCCGCCTACGCCCGGACCCTGTCCGACGTCTCGGTCGCCTCGCTGCACGCGCAGGGCGGCGCCGCGGTCGATCCGGCCTTCGTCGCGCACCCGTGGTGGCCGGACGCGTTGCGGCTGAGGCGTTTCGACGACGCGGCCAAGAACCCCACCGCACGCGGGACCGACATCGACACGGTGGCGGGGTTGGCCGAACGCGTCGCGGCCGCCGGGGCGGGGCCGGCGTGA
- a CDS encoding GntR family transcriptional regulator: MAGAIKVSKTHLVRTELDSLLAGLDIGDAVPAERELAVRFGVARETVRQALHELLVEGRIERRGRGTVVAKPKLVQPLSLRSYTEGAERMGRTPGRVLVSWDDVRADAEMATALGVRRGAKVMHLERVLLADGDRIGLESTYLTVARFGWLRESFDPATSLYAALRASGVEFGAALERIETALPSPREAALLGTTTAMPVLMLNRRTVDVADHPIELVRAIYRGDRVAFETFLADR; this comes from the coding sequence ATGGCCGGCGCGATCAAGGTGTCCAAGACCCATCTGGTGCGAACCGAACTCGACAGCCTGCTGGCGGGACTGGACATCGGCGACGCCGTCCCCGCCGAGCGCGAACTGGCCGTTCGCTTCGGCGTGGCACGGGAAACGGTGCGCCAGGCCCTCCACGAGCTGCTCGTCGAGGGCCGCATCGAACGCCGCGGCCGCGGCACCGTCGTCGCGAAGCCCAAACTGGTGCAACCGCTGTCGCTGCGGTCCTACACCGAGGGCGCCGAGCGGATGGGCCGCACGCCGGGCCGCGTCCTGGTCTCCTGGGACGACGTTCGTGCCGACGCGGAGATGGCCACCGCTCTCGGTGTGCGGCGCGGGGCCAAGGTGATGCACCTCGAACGGGTCCTGCTGGCCGACGGCGACCGGATCGGACTGGAGAGCACCTACCTGACCGTGGCGCGGTTCGGCTGGTTGCGGGAGTCTTTCGATCCGGCCACCTCGCTCTATGCGGCGCTGCGCGCATCCGGCGTCGAGTTCGGCGCCGCGCTCGAGCGGATCGAGACCGCCCTGCCGTCACCGCGGGAGGCGGCACTGCTCGGCACCACCACCGCGATGCCGGTGCTCATGCTGAACCGGCGCACGGTCGACGTGGCCGACCACCCGATCGAGTTGGTGCGTGCGATCTACCGCGGCGATCGGGTGGCCTTCGAGACATTCCTCGCCGACCGGTGA
- a CDS encoding alpha/beta fold hydrolase, translating into MPTITTDDGVEIFYKDWGSGQPIVFSHGWPLSSDDWDTQMLFFLHRGYRVVAHDRRGHGRSTQTADGHDMDHYADDLAAVVAHLDLHDAVHVGHSTGGGEVAHYLARHGESRAAKAALISAVPPLMVQTESNPGGLPKSVFDDLQAQLAANRSEFYRALPSGPFYGFNRPGAEPSEAIIQNWWRQGMMGGAKAHYDGIVAFSQTDFTDDLRKITIPVLVMHGDDDQIVPYADSGPLSAELLANGTLKTYAGFPHGMPTTQADTINADLLEFIRS; encoded by the coding sequence ATGCCCACCATCACCACCGACGACGGCGTCGAGATCTTCTACAAAGACTGGGGTTCGGGTCAGCCCATCGTGTTCAGCCACGGCTGGCCCTTGTCGTCGGACGACTGGGACACCCAGATGCTGTTCTTCCTGCACCGGGGCTACCGCGTGGTCGCGCACGACCGCCGCGGCCACGGCCGTTCCACGCAGACCGCCGACGGCCACGACATGGACCACTACGCCGACGATCTCGCCGCCGTCGTCGCACACCTGGACCTGCACGACGCCGTGCACGTCGGGCACTCCACCGGCGGTGGGGAAGTCGCGCACTACCTCGCCCGCCACGGCGAGAGCCGCGCCGCCAAGGCGGCGCTGATCAGCGCCGTGCCGCCACTGATGGTGCAGACCGAGAGCAATCCGGGCGGCCTGCCCAAGTCCGTCTTCGACGATCTGCAGGCGCAGTTGGCGGCCAACCGCTCCGAGTTCTACCGGGCGTTGCCGTCCGGACCGTTCTACGGCTTCAACCGGCCTGGCGCCGAACCGTCGGAGGCGATCATCCAGAACTGGTGGCGCCAGGGGATGATGGGCGGGGCCAAGGCGCACTACGACGGGATCGTCGCGTTCTCGCAGACCGACTTCACCGATGACCTGCGCAAGATCACGATCCCCGTGCTGGTGATGCACGGCGACGACGATCAGATCGTCCCGTACGCGGACTCCGGGCCGCTCTCGGCCGAACTGCTGGCCAACGGCACCCTCAAGACCTACGCCGGCTTCCCGCACGGGATGCCCACCACACAGGCGGACACGATCAACGCCGATCTGCTGGAGTTCATCCGCTCCTGA
- a CDS encoding phosphate/phosphite/phosphonate ABC transporter substrate-binding protein, which translates to MTHRFTRLATAAAAAAVLLVAGCSSSDTASEAPNDNGFPDTITLAAVPAENSADMRASYDPLIALLEKETGSTVEFVQASDYAGVVEGMIAGNVDLAFFGPFAYVVAGLNGAKLTPLGAVIESEGADPGYQSYGLARADNAAINGLNDFAGKKVCFVDPGSTSGFLYPTAGLIEAGVIKSGSEADISAAMTPIYAGGHDASALSIKNGDCDAGFAFDSMVDETMVQKGDLAPGDLKTVWKSEMIAGSVFAANDALGADAIGKLESVFTQKANAKVMAAEGFCEADDCLITDERAWGVVPVDDSAYDGVRKVCEVTGSEKCKA; encoded by the coding sequence ATGACACACAGATTCACTCGCCTCGCCACCGCGGCCGCCGCGGCGGCGGTCCTCCTGGTCGCCGGGTGTTCGAGTTCGGACACCGCGTCCGAGGCCCCCAACGACAACGGCTTCCCGGACACCATCACACTCGCCGCCGTTCCCGCGGAGAACTCCGCCGACATGCGCGCCAGCTACGACCCGCTCATCGCGCTGCTGGAGAAGGAGACCGGCTCCACCGTCGAGTTCGTGCAGGCCTCCGACTACGCCGGCGTGGTCGAGGGGATGATCGCCGGCAACGTCGACCTCGCGTTCTTCGGGCCGTTCGCCTACGTCGTCGCCGGACTCAACGGGGCGAAGCTCACGCCGCTGGGCGCCGTCATCGAGTCCGAAGGCGCCGATCCCGGCTACCAGTCGTACGGCCTGGCCCGCGCCGACAACGCAGCGATCAACGGCCTCAACGATTTCGCGGGTAAGAAGGTGTGCTTTGTCGACCCGGGCTCCACCTCCGGCTTCCTGTACCCGACCGCAGGACTGATCGAGGCCGGGGTGATCAAGTCGGGCTCCGAGGCAGACATCTCCGCGGCGATGACCCCGATCTACGCCGGCGGCCACGACGCGTCGGCGCTGTCGATCAAGAACGGCGATTGCGATGCCGGGTTCGCATTCGACAGCATGGTCGACGAGACCATGGTGCAGAAGGGTGATCTCGCACCCGGTGACCTCAAGACCGTGTGGAAGTCCGAGATGATCGCCGGATCGGTGTTCGCGGCCAACGACGCGCTGGGCGCCGACGCCATCGGCAAGCTCGAAAGCGTCTTCACCCAGAAGGCCAACGCCAAGGTCATGGCGGCCGAAGGGTTCTGCGAGGCCGACGACTGCCTGATCACCGACGAACGCGCCTGGGGTGTGGTCCCCGTGGACGACTCGGCCTACGACGGCGTGCGCAAGGTCTGTGAGGTCACCGGCTCCGAGAAGTGCAAGGCCTGA
- a CDS encoding STAS domain-containing protein, translating to MSLPEQPISPEAPTICRTARFEVAASQSSTTVVTAHGELDAANAQHFADFALRHAQKSLILDLSYVEFFGTAGFSALHTLNVRCAGSDIDWVLVPSAAVSRLLRICDPDATLPSSETVEKALALLQGEPRPLLQLVAEPR from the coding sequence ATGTCCCTCCCCGAACAGCCGATCTCCCCCGAGGCGCCGACGATCTGCCGCACCGCCCGGTTCGAGGTCGCCGCGTCGCAGTCGTCGACGACGGTCGTCACCGCTCATGGCGAACTCGATGCCGCCAACGCGCAACACTTCGCCGACTTCGCATTGCGTCATGCGCAGAAGTCGCTGATCCTCGACCTCTCCTACGTAGAATTCTTCGGCACCGCAGGGTTTTCCGCGCTGCACACACTCAACGTCCGCTGTGCGGGATCCGACATCGACTGGGTCCTGGTGCCCAGCGCAGCGGTCAGCCGGTTGCTGCGGATCTGCGATCCGGACGCCACGCTGCCGTCGTCGGAGACCGTCGAGAAGGCGCTCGCGCTACTACAGGGCGAGCCGCGCCCGCTACTGCAACTGGTCGCGGAGCCGCGTTAG
- a CDS encoding nucleotidyltransferase family protein yields the protein MSQTWSAAGVLLAAGAGTRYGMPKVLAHDGLWLRSGVDALFGGGCDDVVVVLGAAVVDVPGAARAVVAPDWSEGLSASVRAGVAAIGPADAAVLHTVDTPDVGADVIRRVLDAARTATGGVARAVYHGRPGHPVVIARRHWPALLASLDGDEGARWFLRHRDDVVAVECGDLATGRDVDEP from the coding sequence ATGTCGCAAACCTGGTCTGCGGCCGGTGTGCTGCTCGCGGCGGGCGCCGGCACTCGGTACGGCATGCCGAAAGTCCTTGCCCACGACGGCCTCTGGTTGCGCAGCGGGGTGGATGCGCTGTTCGGCGGAGGGTGTGACGACGTCGTGGTGGTGCTGGGCGCGGCCGTCGTCGACGTACCGGGTGCGGCGCGGGCGGTGGTCGCCCCGGACTGGAGTGAGGGGCTCAGCGCATCGGTGCGCGCGGGCGTGGCGGCGATCGGCCCCGCCGACGCGGCCGTCCTGCACACGGTGGACACTCCGGACGTGGGGGCCGACGTGATCCGCAGGGTCCTCGACGCGGCACGCACGGCCACCGGCGGGGTGGCGCGCGCCGTCTACCACGGCAGGCCCGGTCATCCGGTGGTGATCGCGCGGCGGCACTGGCCGGCGCTGCTCGCCTCGCTCGACGGCGACGAGGGCGCGCGGTGGTTCCTCCGGCACCGCGACGACGTCGTCGCGGTGGAGTGCGGGGACCTCGCCACCGGGAGGGACGTGGACGAACCCTGA
- a CDS encoding glycosyltransferase family 9 protein produces the protein MALSDTAAPDTILVLRALGLGDLLTGVPALRGLRRAHPDAHIVLAAPERFGELALLTGAVDAVQPTAGLGRLRPLHTPPVLAVNLHGSGPESISDLLGLGARSILTHRHDAFPQLQGPAWPTDVHEVDRWCGLLEWAGIPCERADLTIPRPPGCPDRSGVTVIHPGAAFPARRWPPERFAAVAAALYADGHDVVITGDAGEVDLARTVAAQAGLPGSAVLAGTLGLLDLVALISDCRLLVCGDTGVGHIATATGTPSVLLFGPTPPSLWGPRGTGPHAVLWAGRDGDPHGDAPDPGLLALTVSAVLGAVDALRKEPV, from the coding sequence ATGGCCCTGAGCGACACCGCCGCGCCCGACACCATCCTGGTGTTACGGGCGCTCGGGCTGGGGGATCTGCTCACCGGGGTGCCCGCGCTGCGGGGCCTGCGCCGGGCCCACCCCGACGCCCACATCGTGCTGGCCGCCCCCGAACGGTTCGGCGAACTGGCGTTGCTCACCGGCGCGGTCGACGCGGTCCAGCCCACCGCCGGACTGGGCCGGCTTCGGCCGCTGCACACCCCACCCGTGCTGGCGGTCAATCTGCACGGCAGCGGCCCCGAGAGCATCAGCGACCTGCTCGGCCTCGGTGCCCGCTCGATCCTCACCCATCGCCACGACGCGTTCCCGCAGCTGCAGGGTCCGGCGTGGCCGACCGACGTCCACGAGGTCGACCGCTGGTGCGGGCTGCTCGAATGGGCCGGAATCCCCTGCGAGCGAGCCGATCTCACCATCCCGAGACCGCCCGGGTGTCCCGACCGGTCGGGCGTCACCGTCATCCACCCCGGCGCCGCGTTCCCGGCCCGGCGGTGGCCCCCCGAACGGTTCGCCGCCGTGGCCGCCGCGCTGTACGCCGACGGCCACGACGTGGTCATCACCGGCGACGCAGGCGAAGTCGACCTGGCGCGCACGGTCGCCGCGCAGGCCGGGCTGCCCGGCAGCGCGGTCCTGGCCGGCACCCTCGGCCTGCTCGATCTCGTGGCCCTGATCAGCGACTGCCGGCTGCTGGTCTGCGGGGACACCGGCGTGGGCCACATCGCCACCGCCACCGGCACACCGTCGGTGCTGCTGTTCGGACCCACGCCGCCGAGCCTCTGGGGTCCCCGCGGCACCGGCCCCCACGCCGTCCTGTGGGCCGGTCGCGACGGCGATCCCCACGGCGACGCACCCGACCCAGGGTTGTTGGCGCTCACCGTGTCCGCGGTACTCGGGGCGGTGGACGCGTTGCGCAAGGAGCCGGTGTGA
- a CDS encoding phosphonatase-like hydrolase, with amino-acid sequence MQTELAVLDMAGTTVRDDGLVIRAFDEAATAVGLPEAGPERDRARRYVLDTMGQSKIEVFGALFGTDERAREANAAFEQAYGDFVDGDVSPIPGAAEAISALRDAGVRVALTTGFSPATQQRILDALGWGDIADVVLAPGPGVRGRPHPDLVLTALMRAGVDDVRKVAVVGDTSTDIVCGLRAGAATVAGVLTGAHDEPALRAAGASHVLDSVAALPDLLLAA; translated from the coding sequence ATGCAAACAGAACTCGCAGTACTCGACATGGCAGGCACCACCGTGCGCGACGACGGGCTGGTGATCCGCGCCTTCGACGAGGCTGCGACCGCCGTAGGACTGCCCGAGGCCGGCCCCGAGCGTGACCGCGCCCGACGGTACGTGCTCGACACCATGGGCCAGTCCAAGATCGAGGTCTTCGGTGCTCTGTTCGGCACCGACGAGCGCGCCCGGGAAGCCAACGCCGCCTTCGAGCAGGCCTACGGAGATTTCGTGGACGGCGACGTGAGCCCCATTCCCGGCGCGGCGGAGGCGATTTCGGCGTTACGCGATGCGGGCGTCCGGGTGGCGCTGACCACCGGATTCAGCCCGGCGACCCAGCAGCGCATCCTCGACGCGCTGGGCTGGGGCGACATCGCCGATGTGGTGCTCGCACCCGGGCCGGGCGTGCGTGGCCGGCCTCATCCCGACCTGGTGCTCACCGCGCTCATGCGCGCCGGCGTCGACGACGTGCGCAAGGTCGCCGTCGTCGGGGACACCTCGACCGACATCGTGTGCGGCCTGCGGGCCGGCGCCGCGACGGTCGCCGGGGTCCTGACCGGTGCCCACGACGAACCCGCGCTGCGCGCCGCAGGCGCTTCCCACGTGCTCGACTCCGTCGCCGCGCTGCCCGACCTCCTGCTCGCCGCCTGA
- a CDS encoding DNA topoisomerase IB has protein sequence MRLRRSVVNGPGLRRVRRGKGFSYQDHNGDPVTDSATLDRINALVIPPAWKKVWICPYHNGHIQAVGTDAAGRRQYLYHQQWQEERNEEKFDRVLQMSAALPGMRRQLAADLGGRGLQRDRVLALALHLLDLGYFRAGGEQYAEENNSFGIATLLCEHVKLQRQAVEFDYPAKSGVRRTLVIDDPEVVKSVRALLRHPDRPDRLFACRSDQGWAEIHSDDLNTRFKELVGAEYSVKDLRTWHGTVLAATAFVDADPPANKTVIKRVESAVMKEVSEALGNTPAVARASYVDPRVVTGYESGLTIAAAARRAERAKRPDERQAILERSTARLIRKVAKS, from the coding sequence ATGCGACTTCGGCGCAGCGTAGTCAACGGCCCCGGACTGCGCCGGGTCCGCCGCGGCAAGGGTTTCTCGTATCAGGACCACAACGGCGACCCCGTCACCGACTCGGCGACACTCGACCGGATCAACGCGCTGGTGATCCCGCCGGCGTGGAAGAAGGTGTGGATCTGCCCCTATCACAACGGGCACATCCAGGCGGTCGGCACGGACGCCGCGGGACGCCGCCAGTACCTCTATCACCAGCAGTGGCAGGAGGAACGCAACGAGGAGAAGTTCGACCGGGTGCTGCAGATGTCCGCGGCCCTGCCCGGGATGCGCCGGCAGCTCGCCGCGGATCTGGGCGGGCGTGGTCTGCAGCGCGACCGGGTGCTGGCGCTCGCGCTGCACCTGCTCGACCTCGGGTACTTCCGCGCCGGCGGCGAGCAGTACGCCGAGGAGAACAACTCGTTCGGCATCGCCACGCTGCTGTGCGAACACGTCAAACTCCAGCGGCAGGCGGTGGAGTTCGACTATCCCGCCAAGAGCGGGGTCCGGCGCACCCTGGTCATCGACGACCCCGAGGTGGTGAAGTCGGTGCGGGCACTGCTGCGCCATCCGGACCGGCCGGACCGGCTCTTCGCGTGCCGAAGTGACCAGGGCTGGGCCGAGATCCACTCCGACGATCTCAACACCCGGTTCAAGGAACTCGTCGGCGCGGAGTACTCGGTGAAGGACCTGCGCACCTGGCACGGCACCGTGCTGGCGGCCACGGCGTTCGTCGACGCCGACCCGCCGGCCAACAAGACCGTGATCAAACGCGTGGAATCGGCGGTGATGAAAGAGGTGTCCGAGGCGCTCGGGAACACCCCCGCCGTGGCGCGCGCCTCATACGTGGACCCGCGGGTGGTGACCGGTTACGAATCCGGGCTGACGATCGCCGCGGCCGCCCGCCGGGCCGAACGCGCCAAACGCCCCGACGAGCGCCAGGCCATACTCGAGCGGAGCACCGCGCGGTTGATCCGCAAGGTCGCGAAGAGTTGA
- a CDS encoding ATP-binding protein has translation MAEVVNQHNGQANADRSVELRVAATLENLAVLRTLVAAVGTFEDLDFDAVSDLRLAVDEACTRLIRSAVPKSTLVVVVHPNDSEVVVDASTTCQNTDILAPGSFSWHVLSSLTDEVRTFSNGQGHEDGQVFGISLTTRRASSLR, from the coding sequence ATGGCCGAGGTCGTCAATCAGCACAACGGGCAGGCCAACGCCGACCGTTCGGTGGAGCTGCGCGTGGCAGCGACGCTGGAGAACCTCGCGGTGCTGCGTACCCTCGTCGCCGCCGTCGGCACCTTCGAGGACCTCGACTTCGACGCCGTCTCCGACCTGCGCCTGGCGGTCGACGAAGCCTGCACCCGGCTGATCCGCTCGGCGGTCCCGAAGTCGACGCTCGTGGTCGTGGTGCACCCCAACGACTCCGAGGTCGTGGTCGACGCGTCGACGACGTGTCAGAACACCGACATCCTGGCGCCCGGCAGTTTCAGCTGGCACGTGCTCAGCTCGCTGACCGATGAGGTGCGCACCTTCTCCAACGGCCAGGGCCACGAAGACGGTCAGGTATTCGGCATCTCGCTGACGACGAGACGAGCGAGTTCGTTGCGGTGA